In a single window of the Trichoderma breve strain T069 chromosome 6, whole genome shotgun sequence genome:
- a CDS encoding FAD binding domain-containing protein, with protein MANNSKPLRVIIAGAGIAGLATAISLTRISGIPDLDIQLYEQAPELREIGASIALSPNGLRTLEKLGVHSALSDEIGFRGPSGIPHFYRHWKTNEVVSVDTFANVPDRRHQTTRFHRGHIHAALQEHVPKEWIHLNKKISHAEANNEGVVLFFEDGTSAHGDILIGADGIRSKVRAAFYPDYKLRFSGKVFMRSTFDAALVEGKVPDLPADAAHWWGNKDTFFSSRLGKGLYTVVGAYDDGRSAEELEKSITWDQAGNVQFLREKYKDWHPVIKALTELTPHARLYPNYAGDALPSWIPNSRVTLVGDAAHTHGGSFAAGGSLALDDSLALGLAFKQVFSSGAPNLSFSQENIRRAFSLYDQTRRPHTARLLSIVHGLISRKAPTYETPEAADEALRARMRSRPDLQWLSEHDVEKAFQKVVKSSGENTASAEEASKVSRSDSLLDNAIALRASKL; from the exons ATGGCTAACAACTCAAAGCCACTTCGAGTCATAATCGCCGGTGCTGGCATCGCTGGCTTGGCAACTGCAATCTCACTTACACGGATCTCTGGCATACCTGATCTAGATATCCAGCTGTATGAGCAGGCCCCAGAACTCCGGGAAATCGGAGCTAGCATTGCCCTCAGCCCCAAT GGCCTACGAACACTTGAAAAATTGGGAGTACATTCTGCTCTGAGTGACGAAATTGGTTTCCGCGGTCCGAGTGGAATACCGCACTTCTACAG GCATTGGAAAACGAATGAAGTGGTATCAGTCGATACCTTCGCTAATGTGCCTGATCGACGCCATCAGACGACACGATTCCACAGAGGACACATTCATGCGGCCCTGCAGGAGCACGTACCAAAGGAATGGATTCATTTGAATAAGAAGATATCTCACGCTGAAGCCAATAACGAAGGCgttgttctcttcttcgaaGACGGCACCAGCGCTCACGGAGACATTTTGATAGGAGCAGATGGAATTCGATCA AAAGTTAGAGCTGCATTCTATCCGGATTACAAACTGAGGTTTAGCGGAAAAGTATTCATGAGATCTACGTTTGACGCAGCGCTGGTTGAGGGCAAAGTGCCTGATTTGCCAGCTGACGCTGCTCACTGG TGGGGAAATAAAGACACATTCTTTTCCTCAAGACTTG GCAAGGGTTTATACACGGTTGTTGGTGCTTACGATGATGGGCGCAGTGCCGAAGAATTAGAAAAGTCAATTACATGGGACCAGGCCGGCAATGTCCAATTCCTGAGAGAGAAATACAAG GATTGGCACCCCGTCATTAAAGCTCTTACGGAGCTGACACCACACGCTCGTCTTTATCCTAATTACGCGGGCGATGCGCTACCCTCTTGGATCCCTAACTCACGCGTCACTCTGGTGGGTGATGCAGCTCACACTCATGGAGGCTCTTTCGCTGCAGGTGGCTCGTTGGCTCTCGACGACTCCCTCGCACTCGGACTAGCTTTTAAGCAGGTCTTTTCATCCGGCGCACCAAATCTTTCATTTTCCCAAGAAAACATTCGCCGAGCATTTAGCTTATATGACCAAACAAGAAGACCACATACGGCTCGCCTGTTGAGCATCGTCCATGGCTTAATAAGTCGCAAGGCCCCGACGTATGAGACACCCGAGGCAGCAGATGAGGCGCTTCGAGCCAGAATGAGAAGCCGGCCAGATCTGCAGTGGCTCTCTGAACATGATGTAGAAAAGGCATTTCAGAAAGTGGTTAAGAGCTCTGGGGAAAACACTGCAAGCGCAGAAGAAGCGTCAAAGGTTTCGAGGTCAGACTCTCTTCTAGACAATGCGATTGCTTTGCGTGCTAGTAAGTTATAA
- a CDS encoding major facilitator superfamily domain-containing protein, with amino-acid sequence MSSKIAYEETTHSQQDSQEENESVRATLKLSDRSADESYKLFSKVQVSDPTPEEARIIRNKCLWRILPFLCIGYHLMYVDKQTLGSSAILGILEDAKLNSNQYNWLSSIFYFGYMVAEWPQNWALQRFPVGKWLAGNLIVWGGITLLHIPCNNFASLFVVRFLLGLSEACIVPAFLLSMSMFFTYQEQAVMMSVMWSIGNSSPITSGFLSYGVLWIKTGSFHPWKWLMVITGVITIIFGGLVYLFFPDSPLHADFLTYEERAQAILRIKGNNSGIEQKQFKKHQFIEAIKDPKTWLFALHAWSQEMGNGINNQTSLIINSFGFTVFQTTLLSTVSGVIAFFTLSAAAITLHFTRNSRAWISLIAYVPAVISSILLLALPWSNRWGLIVGVWLRYTTGVPYAVVMIWAANASAGHTKKTTVIALYHIGYGLGNIISPQLFEPRWKPRYKPTWIILLVVAAILPSIIIITLRIYLSRENKRRDKLEADNVVANNGLLDLTDRENLKFRYVL; translated from the exons ATGTCGTCAAAAATTGCGTACGAGGAAACGACACACTCGCAGCAAGATTCCCAAGAGGAAAATGAGTCTGTGAGGGCCACGCTCAAATTGTCTGATCGTTCAGCCGACGAGAGCTACAAGCTCTTTTCCAAGGTCCAGGTATCCGATCCGACACCGGAAGAAGCTCGAATCATTCGCAATAAATGTCTCTGGAGAATCCTTCCTTTCCTATGCATTGGATATCATCTGATGTATGTGGATAAGCAAACA CTAGGGAGCTCGGCAATCCTTGGCATCCTAGAAGATGCAAAATTGAATTCAAACCAATACAACTGGCTCTCATCTATATTTTACTTCGGTTACATGGTGGCCGAGTGGCCGCAAAACTGGGCTCTGCAACGCTTTCCTGTTGGGAAATGGCTGGCCGGCAATCTTATTGTTTG GGGTGGCATAACGTTGCTGCATATCCCATGCAATAACTTTGCGTCTCTTTTTGTCGTCCGATTCCTCCTCGGGCTAAGCGAAGCCTGCATTGTGCCCGcgtttctcctctccatgtccatgttcTTCACATACCAAGAACAGGCCGTGATGATGTCAGTCATGTGGTCGATTGGCAACTCTAGCCCTATCACTTCAGGCTTCCTCTCTTATGGTGTGCTGTGGATTAAAACAGGGTCATTTCACCCTTGGAAATGGCTGATGG TTATCACTGGTGTAATTACCATCATATTCGGGGGTTTAGTATACTTGTTCTTCCCTGATAGCCCCCTGCACGCCGACTTTTTGACTTATGAGGAACGAGCTCAAGCGATCTTGAGGATAAAGGGCAACAATTCTGGTATCGAGCAGAAGCAATTCAAGAAACATCA ATttattgaagccatcaaagacCCGAAAACATGGTTGTTTGCCCTACATGCTTGGTCTCAAGAGATGGGCAATGGCATTAACAACCAGACTTCGTTAATCATCAACTCATTTGGCTTCACAGTTTTTCAAACCACGTTGCTTAGCACTGTGAGCGGAGTTATAGCGTTCTTTACGCTCTCTGCAGCCGCAATTACGCTACACTTTACCCGG AACTCCCGAGCATGGATATCCCTCATCGCATACGTACCTGCTGTCATATCCAGCATACTATTGTTAG CTCTCCCATGGTCTAATCGCTGGGGCCTCATTGTGGGTGTCTGGCTACGATACACAACTGGTGTACCATATGCTGTTGTAATGATATGGGCCGCAAATGCATCTGCTGGACACACCAAAAAGACAACAGTTATTGCGCTCTACCATATTGGATATGGACTGGGAAACATCATCTCACCCCAACTTTTCGAGCCCAGATGGAAGCCTCGATACAAGCCCACCTGGATCATTTTGCTCGTT GTTGCTGCTATTCTCCCTtctatcatcatcattacTCTTCGAATATATCTCAGCCGCGAGAATAAGCGGCGGGACAAACTCGAAGCAGATAATGTTGTAGCCAACAACGGTCTT CTGGACTTGACAGACAGGGAGAATCTGAAATT TCGGTATGTTCTGTAA
- a CDS encoding alpha/beta hydrolase family domain-containing protein: MTPKPTLIFVSGAWHSPDTWNKLTAELEPQGYKTVCTSHPSTRSDPTKGIFDDIQEVRNAILAEVTKGQDVVVVVHSYGGMVGPSAIKGLTEATSERPGRVIGIAMMATGYCVTGVGFLEGIGGNPPPFWRADTDTGFATLIVDTRELFYHDLPEEEGKYWVSRLLKHSLKSLTDNGEHVYSGWKDVPTRYLITTDDRTFPTEVQLGIAENAKQQGGDVIVEQIHTSHSPMLSKPKETADFIVRAVETFTK, from the coding sequence ATGACTCCCAAACCTACCCTTATTTTTGTATCTGGAGCATGGCACAGCCCTGATACATGGAACAAACTTACTGCTGAGTTGGAACCTCAGGGCTACAAAACAGTCTGTACCTCTCATCCTTCAACCCGGTCTGATCCGACGAAGGGTATATTCGACGACATCCAAGAGGTCAGAAATGCTATCTTGGCTGAAGTTACTAAAGGCCAAGATGTTGTGGTCGTAGTTCACTCATACGGCGGAATGGTGGGTCCAAGCGCTATCAAGGGCTTGACTGAAGCCACAAGTGAGCGGCCTGGACGTGTCATTGGCattgccatgatggcaacGGGCTATTGTGTTACGGGCGTTGGCTTCCTCGAAGGAATTGGTGGCAATCCGCCCCCATTTTGGAGGGCAGATACCGATACGGGATTCGCTACGCTGATAGTTGATACGAGGGAGCTGTTCTACCACGATCTcccggaagaagaaggcaaatACTGGGTCAGCCGACTTCTGAAGCATTCCTTGAAGTCCCTTACAGATAATGGGGAGCATGTTTATTCCGGCTGGAAAGATGTTCCAACTCGATACTTGATCACGACTGACGATAGAACTTTCCCGACGGAGGTTCAATTGGGCATTGCCGAGAATGCCAAGCAGCAAGGGGGTGATGTTATTGTTGAGCAAATCCACACGAGCCATTCGCCAATGCTCAGCAAGCCGAAAGAGACGGCTGACTTTATCGTGAGGGCCGTTGAGACATTTACTAAATGA